A stretch of Gemmobacter fulvus DNA encodes these proteins:
- a CDS encoding methylated-DNA--[protein]-cysteine S-methyltransferase produces the protein MSATLITPFGPVSLRECDGVLTHLDWHPGQGAATPLLTEALRQIAAYFDKCLTEFDLPLDWGQGIHAPVRRAMAAIPLGETRSYGDLARIVGSPAQAVGQACGANPLPILIPCHRVLGRAGLGGFSAPGGVETKVALLRHEGAAGLLI, from the coding sequence GTGAGCGCGACCCTGATCACCCCGTTCGGCCCGGTGTCGCTGCGCGAATGCGATGGCGTTCTGACCCATCTGGACTGGCATCCGGGGCAGGGGGCCGCCACACCGCTGCTCACCGAGGCGCTGCGCCAGATCGCCGCCTATTTCGACAAGTGTCTGACCGAATTTGATCTGCCGCTGGACTGGGGGCAGGGCATCCATGCGCCGGTGCGCCGTGCCATGGCCGCGATTCCGCTGGGCGAAACCCGCAGCTATGGTGACCTTGCCAGGATCGTAGGGAGTCCCGCGCAGGCGGTGGGGCAGGCCTGCGGTGCCAATCCGCTGCCGATCCTGATCCCCTGTCATCGGGTGCTGGGCCGCGCTGGTCTGGGCGGATTTTCCGCGCCGGGCGGGGTGGAAACCAAAGTGGCGCTGCTGCGCCACGAAGGGGCGGCGGGGCTGTTGATCTGA
- the fsa gene encoding fructose-6-phosphate aldolase, giving the protein MKFFVDTADVAAISELNDLGMVDGVTTNPSIILKSGRDILEVTKEICSIVSGPVSAEVVAMEADAMIAEGRKLAEIAPNITVKVPLTWDGLKACKVLSGEGKMVNVTLCFSVNQALIAAKAGATFISPFIGRLDDINLDGMELISDIRQVYDNYGFETQILAASVRTANHVTQCALVGADVMTAPPAVIKALASHVLTDKGLDQFAKDWAKTGQKIL; this is encoded by the coding sequence ATGAAATTCTTCGTCGATACCGCCGATGTCGCGGCAATTTCCGAACTCAACGACCTTGGCATGGTCGATGGTGTCACCACCAACCCGTCGATCATCCTGAAATCCGGCCGTGACATTCTGGAAGTCACCAAAGAAATCTGCTCCATCGTGTCTGGCCCGGTGTCGGCCGAAGTGGTGGCGATGGAAGCCGATGCCATGATCGCCGAAGGCCGCAAACTGGCCGAGATCGCGCCGAACATCACCGTGAAAGTGCCGCTGACCTGGGACGGGCTGAAGGCCTGCAAGGTGCTGTCGGGCGAAGGCAAGATGGTCAATGTCACCCTGTGCTTCAGCGTCAATCAGGCACTGATCGCCGCCAAGGCCGGCGCCACCTTCATTTCGCCCTTCATCGGCCGTCTGGACGACATCAACCTCGATGGGATGGAGCTGATTTCCGACATCCGTCAGGTCTATGACAATTACGGGTTCGAAACGCAGATCCTCGCCGCTTCGGTGCGGACCGCCAACCATGTCACGCAATGCGCCTTGGTCGGGGCCGATGTGATGACCGCACCGCCTGCGGTCATCAAGGCGCTGGCCAGCCATGTGCTGACCGACAAGGGTCTGGACCAGTTCGCCAAGGATTGGGCGAAAACCGGCCAGAAGATCCTGTAA
- a CDS encoding CDP-alcohol phosphatidyltransferase family protein — translation MSLRLKALSVHLFTATGAVLAMLAMLAAVDGKWDMMFLWLVVALVVDGLDGPLARRYDVKANWPTYDGVLLDLIIDYLTYVFIPAFALFQSGLLPGWTGWAAIIVITYGSAVYFVDTRMKTKDNSFAGFPACWNMFVLVMFALRPDETIILAFVALLTVTMFTNFKFIHPVRTERWREISLPVALAWTFFAGWAAWVDFHPASWAHWGLVLTSLYLTFAGIVQEMLPQRPKRIS, via the coding sequence ATGTCATTGCGTCTCAAAGCCCTGTCCGTCCATTTGTTCACCGCCACCGGCGCCGTTCTGGCCATGCTCGCCATGCTCGCCGCTGTCGATGGCAAATGGGATATGATGTTCCTGTGGCTGGTGGTGGCCCTGGTGGTTGACGGGCTGGATGGCCCGCTGGCTCGCCGCTATGACGTCAAGGCGAACTGGCCCACCTATGACGGCGTGCTGCTGGATCTGATCATCGACTATCTGACCTATGTGTTCATCCCGGCCTTTGCGCTGTTTCAATCAGGCTTGCTGCCCGGCTGGACCGGCTGGGCCGCGATCATCGTGATCACCTATGGGTCTGCCGTATATTTCGTCGATACCCGCATGAAAACCAAAGACAATTCCTTTGCGGGCTTCCCGGCCTGCTGGAACATGTTCGTGCTGGTGATGTTTGCGCTGCGCCCGGACGAGACGATCATTCTGGCCTTTGTCGCGCTGCTGACGGTGACGATGTTCACCAATTTCAAGTTCATCCATCCGGTGCGCACCGAACGCTGGCGCGAGATCAGCCTGCCGGTCGCTCTGGCCTGGACGTTCTTTGCCGGCTGGGCCGCATGGGTGGATTTTCATCCGGCAAGCTGGGCGCATTGGGGGCTGGTGCTGACCTCGCTCTACCTGACCTTCGCAGGGATCGTGCAGGAGATGCTGCCGCAGCGGCCCAAACGGATTTCCTGA
- a CDS encoding FAD-dependent oxidoreductase: MNITIAIIGAGIGGLGFAALAAAAGHRVQLFERFAQAAPVGSGLVVQPVGLAVLDRIGAGAEARSLGTPLHRMLGHAQGLRRPVLDVSYRADAAGLAMHRASLFHVLWQAAMASGAEVITGATVSAAPLHGSGRRVVLADGRSFGPFDLLVDASGAGSVLSPLRPRSLGYGAIWGTVPWPEATPLPPDQLRQRYRGAAQMMGVLPVGQMPQDPQRRAAVFWSLPLGQIAAWQAAPLDDWKVEAERLWPEVAPFLTTITRHDQMTPARYSHGSLRRPYATALAFLGDAAHRASPQLGQGANMALLDAMALAQALRMQPLADALPAYAAMRRWHLRLYQGMSALFTPMYQSGSTLLPPMRDHLLAPFSRAPLVRGILTRLVSGDLIPPLAGQIFP; this comes from the coding sequence ATGAACATCACGATTGCGATCATCGGTGCCGGCATTGGCGGGCTTGGCTTTGCGGCACTGGCGGCGGCGGCGGGCCACAGGGTGCAGTTGTTTGAACGCTTTGCGCAGGCGGCGCCGGTCGGGTCTGGCCTTGTGGTGCAGCCGGTCGGGCTGGCGGTGCTGGACCGGATCGGCGCGGGCGCCGAGGCGCGCAGTCTTGGCACGCCGCTGCACCGGATGCTGGGCCATGCGCAGGGTCTGCGCCGCCCGGTGCTGGATGTCAGCTACCGCGCCGATGCGGCCGGTCTGGCGATGCACCGCGCCAGCCTGTTCCATGTGCTGTGGCAGGCCGCGATGGCATCGGGGGCCGAGGTGATCACCGGGGCCACCGTCAGCGCAGCGCCCCTGCACGGCAGCGGGCGGCGGGTGGTTCTGGCCGATGGGCGCAGCTTTGGCCCCTTCGATCTGTTGGTCGATGCCTCGGGCGCGGGGTCAGTTCTGTCGCCGCTCAGGCCGCGCAGTCTGGGCTATGGCGCGATCTGGGGCACCGTGCCCTGGCCCGAGGCAACGCCCCTGCCGCCGGATCAGCTGCGCCAACGCTATCGCGGGGCGGCGCAGATGATGGGGGTGCTGCCGGTCGGGCAGATGCCGCAGGATCCGCAGCGCCGCGCCGCCGTGTTCTGGTCTTTGCCGCTGGGCCAGATTGCCGCCTGGCAGGCCGCGCCGCTGGACGACTGGAAGGTGGAGGCCGAGCGGCTCTGGCCCGAGGTCGCGCCGTTTCTGACGACGATCACCCGCCATGACCAGATGACCCCGGCGCGCTATAGCCATGGCAGCCTGCGCCGCCCCTACGCGACAGCCCTTGCCTTCCTTGGCGATGCCGCCCACCGCGCCAGCCCGCAACTGGGACAGGGGGCGAATATGGCCCTGCTGGATGCCATGGCGCTGGCACAGGCGCTGCGGATGCAGCCGCTGGCCGATGCCCTGCCCGCCTATGCCGCGATGCGCCGCTGGCACCTGCGGCTGTATCAGGGCATGAGCGCGCTGTTCACCCCGATGTATCAAAGCGGCAGCACCCTGTTGCCGCCGATGCGCGACCATCTTCTTGCGCCGTTTTCCCGCGCGCCGCTGGTGCGCGGGATCCTGACGCGGCTGGTCTCGGGCGATCTGATCCCGCCACTGGCGGGCCAGATCTTTCCCTGA
- a CDS encoding asparaginase domain-containing protein, with translation MARILVVHTGGTIGMAPGPEGLRPAAGLVEAALQALAPEALTVEVLAFDPLVDSADIGPADWNRITDAVADWQGDGVLVTHGTDTMAFTGAALSAALAGIAMPVVLCGSMTPLGMGGDAEANLALALQAVQGGQAGVWLAFAGRLMPASGLVKHHASEADAFRVVPQQSDPGPFRPRHFADLRLAILTLTPGLPASALAAMLAELDGAVLRVFGAGTMMGDPAMAAVLTAAVARGCALRAVSQCEAGGLAEGAYAAGEALWRAGVGNGGAETAEVALVRLWLALSDQRAGRG, from the coding sequence ATGGCACGGATTCTGGTGGTGCATACCGGGGGAACAATCGGCATGGCGCCCGGCCCGGAGGGGCTGCGCCCGGCAGCGGGGTTGGTCGAGGCGGCGTTGCAGGCGCTGGCACCCGAGGCGCTGACGGTCGAGGTATTGGCCTTTGATCCGCTGGTGGACAGCGCCGACATCGGCCCTGCCGACTGGAACCGGATCACCGATGCTGTGGCAGACTGGCAGGGCGATGGCGTGCTTGTGACGCATGGCACCGATACGATGGCCTTCACCGGCGCGGCGCTGTCGGCGGCTCTGGCGGGCATTGCCATGCCGGTGGTCCTGTGCGGGTCGATGACGCCGCTGGGCATGGGCGGCGATGCCGAAGCCAATCTGGCGCTGGCCTTGCAGGCGGTGCAAGGGGGGCAGGCTGGGGTCTGGCTGGCCTTTGCCGGGCGGCTGATGCCTGCATCGGGGCTGGTGAAACATCATGCCTCGGAGGCCGATGCGTTTCGGGTGGTGCCGCAACAGTCCGATCCGGGCCCGTTCCGCCCGCGCCATTTTGCCGATCTGCGGCTGGCGATCCTCACGCTGACGCCGGGCCTGCCAGCGTCGGCGCTGGCCGCGATGCTGGCTGAACTGGACGGCGCGGTGCTGCGCGTGTTCGGCGCGGGCACGATGATGGGGGATCCGGCGATGGCGGCGGTGCTGACGGCGGCGGTTGCGCGGGGGTGCGCGCTGCGCGCGGTCAGCCAATGCGAGGCGGGCGGACTTGCCGAAGGAGCCTATGCGGCGGGCGAGGCGCTGTGGCGCGCGGGCGTGGGCAATGGCGGTGCCGAGACCGCCGAAGTGGCGCTGGTGCGCCTGTGGCTGGCGCTGTCGGACCAGAGGGCCGGGCGCGGCTGA
- a CDS encoding DUF484 family protein, producing the protein MIEPDLRDRILAEPEVILEDRDLMRALIAANERAMGSNIVDLRGIAMERLENRLDRLEDTHRTVIAAAYENLAGTNQVHRAILQMLDPLSFEEFLKSLAGDVAQTLRVDCIRLVLESVQEADDPALRRLGEVLFVAEPGFIAEYLSAGRNVSLRPVTLRQTVPTSDLIYGDRAGWIRSEALMRLDFGKGRLPGLLVMGSEDPHHFKPIHGTDLLAFFAGVFERTMRRWLS; encoded by the coding sequence ATGATCGAACCCGACCTGCGCGACCGCATCCTGGCGGAGCCGGAAGTCATCCTTGAGGACCGCGACCTGATGCGCGCCCTGATCGCCGCGAATGAACGCGCGATGGGCAGCAATATCGTCGACCTGCGCGGCATTGCGATGGAGCGGCTGGAAAACCGGCTGGACCGGCTGGAGGACACCCACCGCACGGTGATCGCCGCCGCCTATGAAAACCTTGCAGGCACCAATCAGGTGCATCGCGCCATTCTGCAAATGCTCGACCCGCTGAGCTTTGAGGAATTCCTCAAAAGCCTTGCCGGGGATGTCGCGCAGACGCTGCGGGTGGATTGCATCCGCCTTGTGCTGGAATCGGTGCAAGAAGCCGATGACCCGGCGCTGCGCCGCCTGGGCGAGGTGCTGTTCGTGGCCGAGCCGGGCTTTATCGCGGAATATCTGAGCGCGGGGCGCAATGTCAGCCTGCGCCCGGTGACGCTGCGCCAGACGGTGCCGACCTCGGATCTGATCTATGGTGACCGCGCGGGCTGGATCCGGTCCGAAGCGCTGATGCGGCTGGATTTCGGCAAGGGCCGCCTGCCGGGGCTACTGGTGATGGGATCGGAAGACCCGCATCACTTCAAGCCGATCCATGGCACCGATCTGCTGGCGTTTTTCGCCGGCGTGTTCGAGCGGACGATGCGCCGCTGGCTGTCTTGA
- a CDS encoding DMT family transporter, with the protein MSFWVLLAVLGAAFLHALWNALIKLGTSKIGAMVILSVAEIPIGLAIAASRPLPAAEVWPWVIAAGCTHFFYKTFLTFAYDRGDLSRVYPIARGAAPMIVALVGAALLSDAITTMQYAGIGLLAAGIALMARGVFTDGESRKLLPFALGSAVATAAYTLIDGLGARVSGDAVAYVAWVFVVDGLIFTLGMTALRGRSVYPSSPKAWAMGSFASLASYGAYAISIWAMTIAPIAVVAALRETSILFAVLIGWLWFGERMTRDKALAAVMIVAGVITTRL; encoded by the coding sequence GTGAGTTTCTGGGTTCTGTTGGCGGTTCTGGGCGCGGCCTTTCTTCATGCGCTGTGGAATGCGCTGATCAAGCTGGGCACCTCCAAGATCGGGGCGATGGTGATCCTGTCGGTGGCCGAAATCCCGATCGGCCTTGCCATTGCCGCCAGCCGCCCACTGCCCGCAGCCGAAGTCTGGCCCTGGGTCATCGCGGCGGGCTGCACGCATTTCTTTTACAAGACCTTCCTGACCTTTGCCTATGATCGCGGTGATCTGAGCCGGGTCTATCCCATTGCGCGGGGGGCGGCGCCGATGATCGTGGCGCTGGTCGGGGCCGCCCTGCTGAGCGATGCCATCACCACCATGCAATATGCCGGGATCGGGCTGCTGGCGGCGGGTATCGCCCTGATGGCGCGGGGCGTGTTCACCGATGGGGAAAGCCGCAAGCTGCTGCCTTTCGCGCTGGGATCGGCGGTGGCGACCGCCGCCTATACCCTGATCGACGGGCTGGGCGCGCGGGTGTCGGGCGATGCGGTGGCCTATGTCGCCTGGGTCTTTGTGGTGGATGGGCTGATCTTCACGCTTGGCATGACGGCGCTGCGCGGGCGCAGCGTCTATCCCTCCAGCCCGAAGGCCTGGGCGATGGGCAGTTTTGCCTCGCTGGCCTCCTATGGCGCTTATGCGATTTCGATCTGGGCGATGACCATCGCGCCGATTGCCGTGGTGGCGGCGCTGCGCGAAACCTCGATCCTGTTTGCGGTGCTGATCGGATGGCTGTGGTTCGGCGAGCGGATGACGCGCGACAAGGCGCTGGCGGCAGTGATGATCGTGGCGGGGGTCATCACCACCCGGCTGTGA
- a CDS encoding group III truncated hemoglobin: MTAFPPRFFVTADQIDAQVAAFYAAVRTHPQLGPVFAGHVTDWPEHEAKIARFWRNAILREGVYDGSPMMAHRQAGDVKSAHFPLWLDLFDATLQRTLPPEAAAAWSAMAHRIGRALAMGVEEARRPSGAVPRF; the protein is encoded by the coding sequence ATGACCGCCTTCCCCCCACGCTTTTTTGTCACCGCCGATCAGATCGACGCACAGGTTGCCGCCTTTTATGCCGCCGTGCGCACCCATCCGCAGCTTGGCCCGGTCTTTGCCGGGCATGTGACCGACTGGCCAGAACATGAGGCGAAAATCGCGCGGTTCTGGCGCAATGCCATCCTGCGCGAAGGCGTTTATGACGGATCACCGATGATGGCGCATCGGCAGGCAGGGGATGTGAAGTCGGCGCACTTCCCGCTCTGGCTCGATCTGTTCGACGCCACGTTGCAGCGCACCCTGCCGCCTGAGGCCGCAGCGGCATGGTCGGCCATGGCGCATCGCATCGGGCGGGCGCTGGCGATGGGAGTGGAAGAGGCGCGCCGCCCCTCAGGTGCCGTCCCGCGGTTCTGA
- the ileS gene encoding isoleucine--tRNA ligase gives MCADTPETTAPDYRNSVFLPETEFPMRAGLPAREPAWLARWAEIGIYDRLREKAAAQPGARAPFTLHDGPPYANGHLHIGHALNKVLKDMVVRSQQMMGRDARYVPGWDCHGLPIEWKIEEQYRAKGLDKDDVDVVAFRQECRKFAEGWIDIQREEFKRLGVTGNWADPYLTMNYHAETVIAEEFMKFLMNGSLYQGSKPVMWSPVEKTALAEAEVEYHDHTSHTIWVRFKPQDGALEGASVVIWTTTPWTIPQNRAVSYNPTIAYGAYRVDAVAENATALVGEVLVLADKLAEAVMGAAKVSGFTRVGDVPTSAFEGVALAHPYRGLAENKEWDFDVPMLPGDHVTDDAGTGFVHTAPSHGDDDYQMGLKFGLPMTYNVEADGSYRADLPLFGGQAIINPDGKEGPANVSNIKALHGAGALFAKGKLKHSYPHSWRSKAPLIYRNTPQWFVAIDKPLDDGMNTYGDTIRKRALNSINQLVQWTPVTGRNRLHSMIEARPDWVLSRQRAWGVPLTCFTKKGAKPTDADFLLRNAEVNARISAAFEAEGADVWYVQGFKERMLDGIVDPSDYEQVFDVLDVWFDSGSTHAFVLRDRADGSEDGLADLYLEGTDQHRGWFHSSMLQACGTKGRAPYRGVLTHGFTLDEKGMKMSKSLGNTVAPQQVIDEYGADILRLWVAQADYTVDLRIGKEILKGVADSYRRLRNSVRFILGNLAGFTESEKVAPADMPELERWVLHRLAELDTEVRKGYAAYDFQGVFQKLFTFCTVDLSAVYFDIRKDSLYCDAPDSLRRRAARTVLDILFHRLTTWLAPVLVFTMEEVWLCRFPEAGSSVHLQDMPDTPKDWLDEPLAAKWAQIRQVRRVVTAALEVQRTAKVIGASLEAAPVVHVQDAETVKALKSVDFANLCITSGIQITADPEPAEAFRLPEVPGVAVVFELAEGEKCQRCWQILPDVNSHKHPHTCARCNAALG, from the coding sequence ATGTGCGCCGATACGCCTGAAACCACTGCTCCCGATTACCGCAATTCCGTCTTTCTGCCCGAAACCGAATTCCCGATGCGCGCAGGCCTGCCCGCCCGCGAACCGGCATGGCTGGCCCGCTGGGCCGAGATCGGCATCTATGACCGTCTGCGCGAAAAGGCCGCGGCCCAGCCCGGGGCGCGGGCACCCTTTACCCTGCATGACGGCCCCCCCTATGCCAATGGCCATCTGCATATCGGCCATGCCCTGAACAAGGTGCTGAAGGATATGGTCGTGCGCAGCCAGCAGATGATGGGCCGCGATGCGCGCTATGTGCCCGGCTGGGATTGCCACGGCCTGCCGATCGAATGGAAGATCGAAGAGCAATACCGCGCCAAGGGGCTGGACAAGGACGATGTGGATGTTGTCGCCTTCCGGCAGGAATGCCGCAAGTTTGCCGAAGGCTGGATCGACATCCAGCGCGAGGAGTTCAAACGTCTGGGCGTGACCGGCAATTGGGCCGACCCCTATCTGACGATGAATTACCACGCCGAAACGGTGATCGCCGAGGAATTCATGAAATTCCTGATGAACGGCTCGCTCTATCAGGGCTCGAAGCCGGTCATGTGGTCGCCTGTGGAAAAGACCGCACTGGCCGAGGCCGAGGTAGAGTATCACGACCATACCAGCCACACGATCTGGGTGCGGTTCAAGCCGCAGGATGGCGCTTTGGAGGGGGCAAGCGTTGTGATCTGGACCACGACCCCGTGGACGATCCCGCAAAACCGCGCTGTCTCCTATAACCCCACCATCGCCTATGGTGCCTATCGTGTTGATGCTGTGGCGGAAAACGCGACGGCCCTTGTCGGTGAAGTTCTGGTGTTGGCCGACAAGCTGGCCGAAGCCGTGATGGGGGCGGCCAAGGTCTCCGGGTTCACGCGTGTGGGCGATGTACCGACCTCGGCCTTTGAAGGCGTGGCGCTGGCACACCCTTACCGTGGTCTTGCCGAAAACAAGGAATGGGATTTCGACGTTCCCATGCTGCCCGGCGATCATGTCACCGATGATGCGGGCACCGGCTTTGTGCATACCGCGCCCAGCCATGGCGATGACGACTATCAGATGGGTCTGAAATTCGGCCTGCCGATGACCTATAACGTCGAGGCGGACGGATCCTATCGCGCCGATCTGCCGCTGTTCGGCGGGCAGGCGATCATCAACCCGGATGGCAAGGAAGGCCCGGCCAACGTCTCCAACATCAAGGCGCTGCATGGCGCGGGGGCGCTGTTTGCCAAGGGCAAGCTCAAGCACAGCTATCCGCACAGCTGGCGGTCCAAGGCACCGCTGATCTATCGCAACACGCCGCAATGGTTTGTCGCCATCGACAAGCCGCTGGACGACGGCATGAACACCTATGGCGATACGATCCGCAAACGGGCGCTGAATTCGATCAACCAGCTGGTGCAATGGACGCCGGTGACCGGGCGCAACCGCCTGCATTCGATGATCGAGGCGCGGCCCGACTGGGTGCTGTCGCGCCAGCGCGCCTGGGGTGTGCCGCTGACCTGCTTCACCAAGAAGGGTGCAAAACCCACCGACGCGGATTTCCTGCTGCGCAATGCCGAGGTCAATGCCCGCATCAGCGCCGCCTTCGAGGCCGAGGGCGCGGATGTCTGGTATGTGCAAGGATTCAAGGAACGGATGCTGGATGGCATCGTCGATCCGTCGGATTATGAACAGGTCTTTGACGTGCTGGACGTGTGGTTCGACTCTGGTTCGACCCATGCCTTCGTGCTGCGTGACCGCGCGGATGGCAGCGAGGACGGCCTTGCCGACCTCTATCTGGAAGGCACCGACCAGCATCGCGGCTGGTTCCATTCCTCGATGCTGCAAGCCTGCGGCACCAAGGGCCGCGCGCCCTATCGCGGTGTGCTGACCCATGGCTTCACGCTCGACGAGAAGGGCATGAAAATGTCCAAGTCGCTGGGCAATACCGTGGCCCCGCAGCAGGTGATCGACGAATACGGCGCCGACATCCTGCGGCTCTGGGTGGCGCAGGCCGATTACACCGTCGATCTGCGCATCGGCAAAGAGATCCTGAAAGGCGTGGCCGACAGCTATCGCCGTCTGCGCAATTCGGTGCGCTTCATCCTCGGCAACCTTGCGGGCTTCACCGAGTCGGAAAAGGTCGCCCCGGCGGATATGCCGGAGCTGGAGCGCTGGGTTCTGCACCGGCTGGCCGAACTGGATACCGAGGTGCGCAAGGGCTACGCCGCCTATGATTTCCAGGGCGTGTTCCAGAAGCTGTTCACCTTCTGCACGGTCGATCTGTCGGCGGTGTATTTCGACATCCGCAAGGACAGCCTGTATTGTGACGCGCCCGACAGCCTGCGCCGCCGCGCTGCGCGCACCGTGCTGGACATCCTGTTCCACCGGCTGACCACCTGGCTTGCGCCGGTGCTGGTGTTCACGATGGAAGAGGTCTGGCTCTGCCGCTTCCCCGAAGCCGGGTCGTCGGTGCATCTGCAAGACATGCCCGACACGCCGAAAGACTGGCTCGACGAGCCGCTGGCGGCGAAATGGGCGCAGATCCGGCAGGTGCGCCGGGTGGTGACGGCAGCGCTGGAGGTGCAGCGCACGGCCAAGGTGATCGGGGCTTCGCTGGAAGCCGCGCCCGTGGTACATGTGCAGGATGCCGAGACGGTGAAAGCCCTGAAATCGGTCGATTTCGCCAATCTCTGCATCACCTCCGGCATCCAGATCACCGCAGATCCCGAACCTGCCGAGGCGTTCCGCCTGCCGGAAGTGCCGGGGGTTGCGGTGGTGTTCGAACTGGCCGAGGGCGAAAAATGCCAGCGCTGCTGGCAGATCCTGCCGGATGTGAACAGCCACAAACATCCGCATACCTGCGCCCGCTGCAACGCGGCGCTGGGCTGA
- a CDS encoding tyrosine recombinase XerC, whose translation MSAANTLAISPAARDALQGWLTHIRALDGRAAQTVTAYAGDVSGYLAFLAQHRGGTEGLAALTSVPLSDLRAWMAHERGRGVSARSLARALSAVKGFTAWLADRQGADATAVLSARAPKFQRKLPRPLSVDAASDVLDTVGDDAREPWVAARDMAVVTLLYGCGLRISEALGLTGADHPLPEVLRILGKGGKERLVPVLPAARQAVSRYAALCPFDLTAEATLFRGTRGGPLNPRLIAAAMERTRNRLGLPSTATPHALRHSFATHLLSAGGDLRAIQELLGHASLSTTQAYTAVDAARLMEVYEKAHPRAGTRA comes from the coding sequence TTGAGCGCCGCCAATACATTGGCAATCTCGCCTGCGGCCCGTGACGCGCTGCAAGGCTGGCTGACCCATATCCGCGCACTGGATGGCCGCGCCGCCCAGACGGTCACGGCCTATGCGGGCGATGTGTCGGGCTATCTGGCCTTTCTGGCGCAGCACCGCGGTGGCACCGAAGGGCTTGCGGCGCTGACCAGCGTGCCATTGTCAGATCTGCGGGCCTGGATGGCCCATGAACGCGGGCGGGGCGTATCGGCCCGGTCGCTTGCGCGCGCGCTGTCGGCGGTGAAGGGCTTCACTGCCTGGCTTGCGGATCGGCAGGGTGCGGATGCCACGGCCGTCCTGTCAGCCCGCGCGCCGAAATTTCAACGCAAACTGCCCCGCCCGCTGAGTGTGGATGCCGCAAGCGACGTGCTGGACACGGTGGGCGATGACGCGCGCGAACCCTGGGTGGCCGCGCGTGACATGGCAGTGGTCACGCTGCTTTATGGCTGCGGCTTGCGGATTTCCGAGGCGCTGGGGCTGACCGGGGCCGATCACCCGCTGCCCGAGGTGCTGCGCATTCTGGGCAAGGGCGGCAAGGAACGGCTGGTGCCGGTACTGCCCGCCGCCCGGCAGGCGGTCAGCCGCTATGCCGCACTCTGCCCGTTTGACCTGACGGCGGAGGCGACGCTGTTTCGCGGCACGCGCGGCGGCCCGTTGAACCCGCGCCTGATTGCCGCCGCGATGGAACGCACGCGCAACCGGCTGGGCCTGCCCTCCACCGCCACGCCCCATGCGCTGCGCCACAGCTTTGCCACTCATCTGCTCAGCGCCGGGGGCGATCTGCGCGCGATCCAGGAATTGCTGGGCCATGCCTCGCTGTCGACCACGCAGGCCTATACGGCTGTCGACGCGGCCCGGCTGATGGAGGTCTATGAAAAGGCGCATCCGCGCGCCGGAACACGCGCCTGA